From Zingiber officinale cultivar Zhangliang chromosome 5B, Zo_v1.1, whole genome shotgun sequence, the proteins below share one genomic window:
- the LOC121985027 gene encoding mannan endo-1,4-beta-mannosidase 2-like, with protein sequence MRAGNGVLYPVLGLASCVAFVYLSFGDLDWDLGIHGKVEEPETMRSFVRRNGTQFAVDEKAFYINGWNSYWLMDQAVEDFSRHRVRAMFQTGAAMGLTVCRTWAFNDGTYNALQLSPGRFNERVFKALDRVIVEAQRHGIRLLLCLANNLEAYGGKTQYVKWAWDQGIGLSPSNDSFFFDASIRRYFKAYIKVILTRRNHLNGIRYKDDPTIFAWELINEPRCMTDASGDTLQEWIEEMAEYVKSIDKNHLLTVGLEGFYGPVSPLEKLGVNPAPWFSTLGSDFLRNSRVSHLDFASVHVYPDQWKVGKGLKKKMKYISKWLVSHIEDGDKELKKPVLFAEFGLSDKNKDFDHAHRDVFYESIFDIVYESAKEGRAGAGAIVWQLLVAGMEDYKDDFAIVPEERPSMYRLIKKQSCRLVKLSHGKDLLENKLGKLCS encoded by the exons ATGAGGGCAGGCAATGGAGTGTTGTACCCAGTTCTTGGCCTTGCTTCCTGTGTTGCCTTCGTCTACTTGTCCTTTGGGGACCTTGACTGGGACCTGGGAATCCATGGCAAGGTAGAAGAGCCTGAGACGATGAGGTCCTTCGTGAGGAGGAATGGGACTCAGTTCGCAGTGGACGAGAAGGCCTTCTACATCAATGGCTGGAACTCCTACTGGCTTATGGATCAGGCAGTGGAGGATTTCAGCAGGCACAGGGTGAGAGCCATGTTCCAGACTGGTGCTGCCATGGGGCTCACAGTCTGCAGGACTTGGGCTTTCAATGACGGCACCTACAACGCCCTCCAACTCTCCCCTGGTCGATTCAACGAACGTGTCTTCAAG GCATTGGATCGAGTCATCGTGGAGGCGCAAAGGCATGGCATTCGGCTGCTGCTTTGCTTGGCCAACAACTTGGAGGCTTATGGTGGAAAGACGCAGTATGTCAAATGGGCATGGGATCAAGGAATTGGCTTGAGTCCTTCAAATGATTCCTTCTTCTTCGATGCATCCATTCGAAGATACTTCAAGGCTTACATAAAG GTTATATTGACAAGGAGGAACCACTTAAATGGCATTCGGTATAAAGATGATCCCACAATTTTTGCTTGGGAGCTGATCAATGAACCGAGATGCATGACTGATGCATCCGGTGATACACTTCAG GAATGGATTGAAGAAATGGCAGAATATGTGAAATCGATCGACAAAAACCATCTCTTGACCGTAGGACTCGAGGGATTTTACGGCCCCGTGAGTCCTCTGGAGAAGTTGGGTGTCAATCCTGCACCATGGTTTAGCACACTTGGCTCGGACTTCCTCCGAAACTCCAGAGTATCGCACCTCGACTTCGCTTCGGTTCATGTCTATCCAGACCAGTG GAAAGTAGGCAAAGGGCTAAAAAAGAAAATGAAGTACATCTCAAAGTGGTTGGTCTCTCACATTGAGGACGGTGACAAGGAACTAAAGAAGCCTGTGTTGTTTGCCGAATTCGGGCTATCGGATAAGAACAAGGACTTCGATCACGCCCACCGCGATGTGTTCTACGAGTCCATCTTCGACATCGTATACGAATCTGCCAAGGAAGGAAGGGCCGGTGCCGGAGCCATTGTGTGGCAGCTTTTAGTCGCCGGCATGGAGGATTACAAGGATGATTTCGCTATCGTGCCCGAGGAGAGACCTTCCATGTACAGACTGATCAAGAAGCAGTCATGCAGGCTGGTGAAACTGAGTCACGGCAAGGATTTGCTTGAGAACAAGTTGGGTAAACTGTGTTCATGA
- the LOC121987642 gene encoding profilin-like, which produces MSWQTYVDEHLMCETEGHHLTAAAIMGLDGSIWAKSASFPEVKSEEINNIVKDFDEPGTLAPTGLFIDAAKYMVIQGEPGVVIRGKKGTGGITIKKTNQALIFGLYDEPMTPGQCNLVVERLGDYLSDQGL; this is translated from the exons ATGTCGTGGCAAACTTACGTCGATGAGCACTTGATGTGCGAGACCGAGGGTCACCATCTTACCGCGGCGGCAATCATGGGACTAGATGGTAGCATTTGGGCTAAGAGTGCATCTTTTCCTGAG GTAAAATCGGAAGAGATTAACAACATAGTGAAAGACTTCGATGAGCCGGGAACACTAGCCCCCACTGGCCTATTCATAGATGCAGCAAAGTACATGGTCATTCAAGGAGAGCCCGGGGTCGTCATTCGCGGGAAGAAG GGAACGGGAGGTATCACCATTAAGAAGACCAATCAAGCACTGATTTTCGGCCTCTACGATGAGCCAATGACTCCGGGGCAATGCAACTTGGTCGTCGAAAGGCTCGGTGATTACCTTTCCGATCAAGGCCTATAG